One region of Algihabitans albus genomic DNA includes:
- a CDS encoding TrmH family RNA methyltransferase yields the protein MPTSEPETTKPSARWRADAIKEYRCKNLIAVIENPKDIKNIGTVIRNVNALGVEKTYVIDPRKALANDWQDMREKRSSLSKVSVSAVKWSFVKRFDSTEECIAHLRKNRFASIVTSPHVRGKKNAVLDETDFTTHAKLAVWFGSENQGISDVAAENAELCVSIPMFGMIESLNLGTTSGIVLYEVTKQRRAYQRLYRKRNKRVPVLRSADTQKKKDNAG from the coding sequence ATGCCGACGAGCGAGCCCGAGACAACAAAACCCTCAGCGCGATGGCGCGCCGATGCGATCAAGGAATATCGCTGTAAAAACCTTATAGCGGTGATCGAAAACCCGAAAGACATTAAAAACATTGGAACCGTTATACGGAACGTCAATGCGCTGGGTGTTGAGAAAACCTACGTTATCGATCCACGCAAAGCGCTGGCGAACGATTGGCAGGATATGAGGGAAAAAAGGAGTTCTCTCAGCAAGGTATCCGTTTCGGCGGTGAAATGGAGCTTTGTGAAGCGCTTCGATAGTACAGAAGAGTGTATCGCCCATCTTCGCAAGAATCGGTTTGCATCGATCGTCACATCACCTCATGTAAGGGGAAAGAAGAACGCTGTGCTGGACGAGACGGATTTCACAACACACGCCAAGCTTGCAGTATGGTTCGGAAGCGAAAATCAGGGCATTAGCGACGTAGCGGCAGAAAACGCCGAACTGTGTGTGAGTATTCCGATGTTCGGAATGATCGAAAGCCTAAATCTTGGGACGACTTCAGGGATAGTGCTCTACGAAGTGACGAAACAGCGTAGGGCCTACCAGCGTTTATACCGAAAGAGGAATAAACGAGTGCCGGTTTTGAGGTCTGCTGATACCCAAAAAAAGAAAGATAATGCTGGTTGA